In Ctenopharyngodon idella isolate HZGC_01 chromosome 20, HZGC01, whole genome shotgun sequence, the following proteins share a genomic window:
- the LOC127501956 gene encoding transcription factor GATA-4-like, which yields MYQGVTMTTNHGPASYEPGFLHNAASAAASPVYVTPTRVTPMIPALPYLQTPQQSSPVSGHSGWTQPGADTVASYNSTGGHHHSPVSRFTFSTSPPLSSGVATARESATYTSPLNISTGGREHYGSRGLSGSYHSGYPAYVSPNIGGSWAASHFDSSVLHSLQTGGPAGAARHPNLELFDEFAEGRECVNCGAMSTPLWRRDGTGHYLCNACGLYHKMNGINRPLIKPQRRLSASRRVGLSCTNCQTTTTTLWRRNAEGEPVCNACGLYMKLHGVPRPLAMKKEGIQTRKRKPKNINKSKPGASEGQTASGAVNSSPTEEPRAIKTEPDTASLYTHHNIHTPVSAFPTYMGTPSSNSALKLSPSGSSSSKSDVWNNLILA from the exons ATGTATCAAGGTGTAACGATGACCACAAACCACGGACCCGCGTCTTACGAGCCCGGCTTCCTCCATAACGCCGCGTCTGCGGCCGCTTCACCGGTGTACGTGACACCCACCCGGGTCACCCCGATGATCCCGGCGCTGCCGTACCTCCAGACGCCGCAGCAGAGCAGCCCCGTGTCCGGACACTCGGGATGGACGCAGCCGGGCGCGGACACGGTCGCCTCTTACAACTCCACCGGCGGGCACCATCATTCTCCAGTGTCCAGGTTCACTTTCTCCACGAGCCCGCCGTTAAGCTCCGGGGTCGCGACAGCCCGGGAGAGCGCGACCTACACGAGCCCGCTGAACATCTCCACTGGCGGGCGGGAGCACTACGGGTCCCGGGGTCTGAGTGGCTCCTATCACAGCGGGTACCCGGCCTACGTCAGCCCGAACATCGGAGGCTCATGGGCGGCGTCGCACTTCGACAGTTCCGTGCTGCACAGTCTCCAGACCGGAGGACCGGCCGGAGCCGCGCGACACCCGAATTTAG AGCTGTTCGATGAGTTTGCGGAGGGTCGAGAGTGTGTGAACTGCGGGGCGATGTCCACTCCTCTGTGGCGGCGGGACGGGACGGGTCATTACCTGTGTAACGCCTGCGGACTCTACCACAAGATGAACGGGATCAACCGGCCGCTCATTAAACCACAGAGACGACTG TCTGCGTCCAGGCGGGTTGGTTTGTCCTGCACTAACTGTCAGACGACCACAACGACCCTCTGGAGACGTAATGCAGAGGGAGAGCCGGTCTGCAACGCCTGCGGACTCTACATGAAACTCCACGGG GTTCCTCGTCCTCTCGCCATGAAGAAAGAGGGAATTCAGACCCGCAAACGCAAACCCAAAAACATCAACAAGTCCAAACCTG GAGCCTCTGAGGGTCAGACGGCGTCCGGTGCCGTGAACTCCAGTCCCACAGAGGAACCGCGAGCCATAAAGACGGAGCCGGACACGGCGTCGCTCTACACACACCATAACATACACACACCG GTCTCTGCCTTTCCGACTTATATGGGAACTCCAAGCTCAAATTCTGCTCTCAAACTTTCTCCGAGTGGATCTTCCAGCTCCAAAAGCGACGTCTGGAACAACCTGATTCTGGCGTAA